The DNA segment TCACAAACTGCGCATTCATGCATAAATTTCATGCACAATTCATGCATAAAGAGTAACAACCTTacataaatttttgagaaaaaaattttgatcatCAGATTTTCCTGTATATTTGCATTCATATTGAGTGTCTTCTTCTTCATAATTCTTCTAGACAAGAGAGAGTTTATATCATTTCATGGTTATGAAACTTGTTATTTGTAGTGTTACTATCACAAATTGGAAGTCGTTGTATCTTAAGTGACGATTGTCATATAATGTGAGCACCATATGCGAGGTAAATTCGtattaagaaaaaataattttctattaCCTCGACTTCAAATTTGCTAGCATTCTTTCTGAGTATACTCACCTTCAGATTGCAGATCCTGCCAAGATGTTGAAAGGATAATCCCCAACCAATAGAACGAAGAACAAATTAACCACACTTGATTTATGTTGTTCGGCTACTCGAAGGACCTCCATCGATCCACGGCGGACAACTATTATAGatcaataaatatcctttgATGATGCAAGAACGCCATCTCTCAATTCACTCTTGTTCTTCCTTTAACTTGTTGCAAACCAGCTGTACGTACAATTGCACTCCTTGTCCGGTAACTAGCAAGTTAGCTAACCCAACGTGCATGCACGTATATTGATCTTCTATTGGATCATGTAACAGTAGTACACATATTTTACCGATCACATGTACACACACGTCAAGTACATGCATGTAACGTAATATATTGATATCAGGTGtgcaacatatttttatttcaaggtACTTGATTTAACtatgaatattttataaattcaatacgACGACATGAGATATAGCATATGATCTGAAATATCAACATGGTTGAAATACATACCAATCCAACATAgaatataaacataaaatatgaTCAGTTTGTAGAATCAAAACCTAAAATATCACTTTGCATATTGTTAAAATTGGGACTTGGATCTAACTCAAACCTAAAAGCTAGTTCAAGAGAGAAGGATTGTCTAAGTCAATATATTCAACTCTCAAGGAATTTATCTaaccgatgtgagacaactaacacatATCGATATACTGTAGTATCGATTCACAAGTGTGCTTGCTCATAAAACACGCACCACCAATAACGGAGTTAGATCCCCTCTCGCATGCTCATATCCCCGCACTTTCTCGTCATCTTCCACGTTTTCATCATGAACATCATCAATCTGTACCCATAGTTTCTTCATGTGTGCACATCCCAGAACCTTCCCTTGGTTGAGAAACTGTTGAAAGATTTCGCTGGTTGGACCTCCTCTCAATTTGTAGTgccttcaaaaacaaaaacggGGCCGAATAGATCAAGAGAACCTTGAATATTTTTGCTGCAAAATGCAAACCCCTAATACATTGGATAACCATATTATCTTTATACTCTGACAGATCGTTTCCGGCTGGAAAGTGGTAAATCTCGTAAGTATATTCATCCATGGTCCTTGAATCTTTGAAAAGATCCAGTAATTTTTGGTATATGGTTTGCTCCACGAGGTTATTTTGGCTTTACCTACCCATCCTTGAACGCTGAAGTTTTTTCTGCTGCCACCAAGCACTAGCACGCCCCCTGAATCTGGTCGATCACCACTAATTACACTCTTCGATCTTCTAATAACTAGTTACTACTTGATATCCAATATGTCACCTACATTAGTAACCCAATCCAGAAACTCCTCAGGTTGCAGATCAGGGATATTAATGCGAATCCCGACCTCCGATCCCATCGTCGATTGTCATATGCCTTGGTTCATGTcgtcgtatatatatataatttatattcttACTTACAATACATGATGTTGATACGTAGAGTGTCAGAAACACTTTCATTATCCAAATTGCGTAACAAACAACtaaaattactaaaaataaaaaatatagaacTAACTCGACTTTGATAATACGAAGAACCAAAATCTTAAAAGAACAAATATAATTGACCAAAACTACAAGATTTCCTTATGATATAAATAAGTTTacgttattatttttttaaaaatgaaaagcaTAACTTGTCCAATACTTCAAGAAGAGAACAAATTCATGAGTTTAGTTTTTATGTCATCTACTTTTCactttaatttgattatttttgtagCTGAAAGAGTCAAACTCGGAATCTTATCccaaatttgagattttaatgtCGGATTATCTATAACTCATCGACCTTTAATTAATGAAAAGCAAATCTAACAATTTTTTCATGGCTAATTGCCTCAGATtgttgtataaactcaatatattaaaaactaagtgtaaaattttatattcattAAAATGCGAAAAAGGATGTGACTGGGATTCAGATTCAAAATCATtattatgtaattatattattttttaaaacaaataaattgaataaaagtatcgattatatgtttttaatattaaatattgaactTTAGCATTAAAAAACTAAAGCAAGTATCCATATATTTTAAAGCTCAATAGAAAAATAAAGgaggagttggtgaaaaatctccaattaaaatatttctttgggttcattccctatccacaaaattgtggtactatgtcatacaaaatgtggtaNNNNNNNNNNNNNNNNNNNNNNNNNNNNNNNNNNNNNNNNNNNNNNNNNNNNNNNNNNNNNNNNNNNNNNNNNNNNNNNNNNNNNNNNNNNNNNNNNNNNATCTTCTACTGATGCGGCATAATTATTTCAGTTGCTCGAAATTCTCTCAGCGTCGCCTCCTTGTCTTGTTTGAGTTCTTTTGTTCATTTGTATTGTTAGACTAGGTTTTCagtaagttaatttatttggtttgatatgattaataataaatattgatAAAACTATGGTCAAAGAATTATTGTATGTTTTGGTTTTAAAAATAGTTATCCctttcatattaaaatattaggAGATGACTtactaaaaaaaacacaaattatttatcttacatcaattaaataattaaattaaaattacgatgttatatttatatactttttaaatatattcattaattgttgaaaaattacaatatcaaatttaatcaatcaaatcaaatatattatttattcattgatattttagatataatttaaatattttaataatcacaatattATACAATCTCATTAATcaaaagagtaggtcttttgtgagacggtctcacgaatctttatctgtgaaacgggtcaactctacttatattcacaataaaaagtaatactcttagcataaaaagtaatactttttcatggatgacccaaataagagatcagtatcacaaaatacaattcgtgagaccgtcttacacaagtttttgcttaatCCAAATAGGTTCAAGCTAGACTCAAACCTGATCGAATATTACATTTCAAGCTTGAGCTGAACTTGTAAAAATATCGAGTCACTCGAACTCGTGCtcgaaaatatttataatataataaaagtcGAATCAAATTTTAATCGAGCTGTTAACAAATAGCTTGACTCAATTGTACCTCTCTAAGTCCAAGTAAACGGACCCTCAATTTATTAAGCATATAAAACCATACACAGTAGTCTAACTCACGTTAGTACGATCCTCATGTGTCAATAATAACATATCAATATTGCACGGAATTTATGTTGGCAGGTAAACAAAACATTCACATTAAAGCATACCTATCGAGTTGTTCTAGGGCTCCTATAATGGAGCCATAACCATTTCAACATATCTCAAAAGAATTTATAACcctaatattaaaaaattcctAAAACTTAAACTTAGTTATTAGCAAAATGAGCCGATAATCATTGCTATTATGCCAAAAACAAGCTCAAAAGCCATTTGGTGGACTCAAATAGAAATGGGtatttcacaaatttattttgagaTCTTTTATTTTCCCATTAAAGATGATATATAAACTAGTGGTGTTTACATCTTTTGTGTGCTTGTATAGTCGTTTCTTGTAGACAatattttatggatttttacaggatatctatatctattttgttttaattaagGGTTATAATTAGTTAGCAAATTGTGGCAACTAGTATTGTAAAGAGTAGGTATTCCATAAAacgatctcacaaatctttattcgtgaaacatatcaatcatatccatatttatataaaaagtaatactttttcgtggatgacccatatagaatatcaattttacaaaattgacccgtgagaccgtcttatagGAGTTTTTGTGTATTGTAAAAGTATGTTTCTTTATGATATAATACACAGCTTGTGGGTATAGTATAGGTGGTAAAAAAAACCATTTAGCTACattaaaaaatgttaaatattttgagTAATCTCATAACTTATCTTTGTAATTTTGATCATCTAACTAATCAAATTTCTGTTAAAAAGTCAAATTTTCATCTTAGTCTAATAGTTGTGTTTCTTTTTCAATTTTCGGACATTTTTAAATTGAAGTGTCACGATCGTAATACCCGACACCACATCAGCAATGATCAATGCAATGTAGGGGTGTACGTAAACTAATCGAGTATACTAGATTaatatttgattcgtatttgaaattattgaattcgAACTTAACTCGAacatgttcaaatttttttctgaaTCCAATTGGAgctaaaattatttaatgaataattggctattttttaatattttgtcaatataatatatttgtaaTGTTGAATAATCACTTTTCCTTTACCTGGACGACTccattttttttggaaattttttggcAATATCTTACTTTTCTTTTACTTGGACTTGTCCAAAAAGCATAGAGCTATCTTCTTCACTCAAGGATAGCGTAGCGTATCCATGGATAACAATCCCAGCAAAGCCATCTCACAGCATGCAAGAACACGCAGAGTAATCCTCTTCCCCTTCCCATTTCAAGGCCACATAAGCCCGATGATTCAGCTCGCCAACATTCTCCGCACCAAAGGCTTCACAATCTCCATCCTACACACTCAATTCAACTCTCCGGATCCATCCAGGTACCCCCAATTCACGTTTCACCTCATCCCCGACGGATTACCGGAAGATCAAGCATCCAAAGGTGACCTTGCTGGCCTCATTGATCGCCTCAACACCAACTGTGCCGGGCCCACTCGCGAGTGCTTGGGGAAGTTGTTATCAACCCATGATGATGTTGCGTGTATGGTTACGGATGCGATGATGTATTCCTCGCAATCTGTTGCGGAGGATCTTGGCATACCCAGGATTGTGCTCAGGACAAGTAGTGTTTGCTCTTTTTTAGCCTTTGCTTCTGTTCCTGTTCTTCGAGAAAAAGGGTACTTCTCTGATATTCTGGGTATGTTTTAATTTCTTGGGGTTAATTGATTAACTGTGTTTGAAGACTATGAAATTTGTCTGAAAAAGATTGACGCTTTCTTGATCAGATTCGAGGAGAGAGGATCCAGTGCTTGAGCTACCACCACTTAGAGTAAAAGACATTCCGGGTATTCAAACACGGAACCTGATCGATGGTGAGCTGAAGATCATACGTAGCATGGTAGAAGGAACAAAGACTGCATCTGGGCTCATTTTCAATACCTCCCAGGATCTGGAAGAGCCGAATCTCGCCAATCTTAAGGAGCACTTTCGCATACCAACGTTTTTAATCGGGCCGTTTCACAAATTCTTTTCGGCAGCTTCGAGCAGTTTGTTGACACAAGATAGAAGCTCTATTTCCTGGCTGGATACCCAGAAACCAAGTTCTGTTATTTATGTCAGCTTCGGGAGTGCTGCGAAAATGGATGAAAAGGATGTAAGAGAAGTGGCTTGGGGTCTGGCACATAGTATGCAGCCATTCTTGTGGGTGGTCAGGCCTGGATCAGTCCAAGGCTCGGCATGGCTGGAATCATTTCCGAATGAATTCTTGGAGATTGCGGGTAAAAGGGGATGTATTGTCAAATGGGCACCTCAGCAAGAAGTGTTGTCTCATCCTGCCGTTGGTGGATTTTGGACTCACAGCGGATGGAACTCTGTTCTTGAGAGTATTTGTGAAGGTGTTCCGATGATATGCTCGTCTTTATTCGCAGATCAGCCGGTGAATTCTCGATACGTCAGTGATGTATGGCAACTTGGGATCAAACTGGAATACGGGTTGAAAAGAGAGGAGATTGAATCAGCAATCAGAAAGATAATGCTTGATAGACAAGGCCAAGAAATAAGAGAGAGAGCTTTGCATATGAAGGAGAAATAGATGTTTCCTTAAAAACCGATGGTTTTTCAAGCCAATCACTAAATGCTTTATCTGATCTCATCTACTCATTTAAATCTTCTGGTGTTTCTGTTGGTTCAGAATGATTTTAGGTGTGTTTCAAGACCTTTACGATATTTCAAAGTTTTCTGTTTTGTGATTGTGTTCATTATTTTGTGAAATTAGGACAAACGGTCTGCACATTGTGAGGAAATTAGCACTATTTGCAGTTCCTCAACAGGGACTCATAAGCCCCCTCAATAATCCACACAAAATGCCATTACCCGGATCTAATCGAATTATAACCCTCGATTCACCATCAACAAAACCGCCAATGGCTTAAACAGCTTTTCACATTGGTTTCAACCAAGTTACTGATATAAGGTGCCAAGAAATATCATCATCAGTAAATCTCCATTGAGATAGTTTTATGGGTATATATTCGTGAGACGGGTAGATCGGTacatatctctaataaaaaaataatattttttatgtaatttttttatagaacGAATTGGAttagagattcgtctcacagaaTTTTTTAGATATCTCACGTTGACTGGATTAAATCCTTGAAAGTTGtatatatagacttggacaATACTCTTGAGTCAGTTTTTGAGTTGAGTTAAgtccaagtctcaatcttaacatgatatcagataGATGTTTCGATCTTGATCAATGCTCactgttatgtgttggactgtctTATGAATCACCCGATAATATCTTGTAAACTTCACACTCCCATTATTTATTCATGGGCGAGAGGAGGTGCGTTAGATGTCATATATCAACTAGATTAAGActttgagagttgtatatatggacttgaacaATCTTTCATGATAAATGCAATTTTTGCAATTAATTATTTGTCTTAGAAATTATCACCAATTATGCTAGTTGTCGAGCAAAATTATGTGTTTCTTATGTTTTTAATGTTATTTACAGGGACATAGGTATTATATACATTCAAAGGCAAAAGGAAGATATGAAATGGATAAAATGATCGGAGCTAACATGAGAAAGAAGCATGGGCAGACAGCCCAAAGCATGCACTCAGGCACGAGAAGGCCATTTGGTACAAAGAACAGAGGAAGACTCACAACCACATAGTATGGATTGAATATATTGTTtagtactagattttgaatatgaatattaaaaaataaataaataaacgatACACTTCTATTTACCACTTGGGAAAGAAAATAGATAGCTTTAGTGTTCTTGGTTAATAAACGAGGTAGTTTAGTTGTATAGTtatcaataataatttaacatagtGGAGACCAAGTGAAACTGTATCTCGAGATTCATTCTCTCACTTAATTTTATCATCTTAGTGCACTCGAacttgttttatttattaattgataattgAAATCTTTATCGATTCTTCTAAAcaaagttaaattattttaattatggtaCTTAATATAAGCTTTAAATATACACTGTTTGTGTGAACGATAtcgtaattaaaaaatatttattaattattgttcgtattgttattgttaattttttgtaataatataataattatttactaCTATTAGTTATTGtagttataataattattttacaatCATAATTCATAATAACATTATTGCCTACTACATGGGAGGGGTTGCCATGTAACAACCGGCATTGTTGATTAAAAACTTATACCCCTTGGCATTTGATATATTCTAATAAGTTTTAGTTACATCAGAGATGATGATCATTTGAATTTGGATAAGATTTAGATAAGACTCAGATAGATTTGTGTGTCGATAAATTTACAatcatagattttttttttcttgaacaaCGAATGCTAGataaaataatggtgaatttgatattaaataaatagacaGAACATGACATCGAAAATTGTTAATATAACAGTCTAAAGTTTAATAAGACAGTACAGAAGAGACATGAGTCAGTTGAGGAATTGTATTTATCCATTGATGCTGCGATCTCATCGATATTGATTGAATGTCTTTTGATCAAACAAGTGAACAATTGGCCTGTCGGAGGCGTGATCAAATTTCGGCACAAGATGAAAAACAATAGTAAAAGAAAGACCGCCACAAACCATTGACATCTAAGACACAGTTCATATATCCTAGTATGCCATTCATCACACAGCTCAAAACAAAACAACGAAATAAAGTTGCATTTATCTACATCATCGATCGGGTTTATCTCAAACACAGGCAAGATCAAGTTTAGAAAAAATAAGTTCCGGATCAAATAAACTCAAATCGCATGAGAAGCTTGACAGATTTATACTTATCCCCCTTTTGTGAGTGTAGTGGAACTGCTCGGATTCCTTTCCTGAGCTCCGACACCGGTAAACATGTTTGGCCTCCAAAGTCATCCTTTCCAGACATGTCATCCTCGTGGACTTCGATCCGAAGTAGAGCTAGTTCAGGTACTGTTAATGGGAACTCGAACACTTCATCCCAAGTTGGAATCCAATTGTCTTCAAGAGTCCTTGTTTTCTTCATAACAACATCACCGGGCACTCCAGCGATTCCCACCTGAGTTTTAGATAAATACTAGCAACTTAGTTACCTATGATGATTTATCAAACTGAATTTCCTAAGCTAGAACTCCATTCACAACTATTCAGCCCCTTGGCAAAAATGTACCTTCTTTTGCAAGCTTTGGACTTAATCATGCTGGCTAATGAAGTAAAACTTCGGAAATAATATCAACTTTAAATGCTAAATCTTTAATTGCTCAAATCTAACTAAACAAGACACAGAGAAAAATCCACAAAGGTGGTACAATGTGATATTCAAGTTAAGTGGTAAACGACAGAACAGCCACATTGACGACAATTGAGGATAATAACAAAAGTTTGAGAGCCAAAAAAGTTTGAGAGCCAAAACCGAACATATAATCAACAAGTAGGCGGCAAATCAAAGTAAGTTCGTAGTAGCAACTTACCCTTGCATAAAAATCCGGAGGAGAATAAGTATCAAAATGTGTATGATGGAAGTCGTAATACCATCCCTCACCCATAAAGACTGTCACCTGTTCAGCAGAAAGCACAtacataagaaaaaaaaattacacagaTTCAGCAGATATAGGGAAATCCCAAGGTTGAGAACATAAAAGAACATGAAAACATCAAATGTTTCAACTTACCCTCAAAGTAACTTTTATAGGTAATGTTGCTTTAGGATTGAAGACTTCTCCGTTCGTACCGGCCTTTAACAAAAACTCGGGTTTTTTAACATATCCACAGCCACCGTTGGCCCTGAACATGCCATGCATCAACCAAAGTGATCTTCCGTAACCCTGTTGCAAGATCATAAAACTGGCTTATTTGCCCCGCACTATTCTAATACACCAGGCTATGAAGCCTAAAATGCTATGTTAGAACCAAAATTTTGACTACGAACCAGAAATCACTAATGTGATGCTTTGGGTTTGAGACGTGACACATAAACATTCAACTGAAGTTAAATAGCTTTTGGTCTTGACATTTATTTAGCCAGAGTAAAAATGAGGTGAAATTAGTGTTGAAtgtgtatatattttcttttccaTTTGCACCATTAAGGAAGTGTTTGCaacttctaaaaaaattattattacattttcCTTTGTAAACTCCCTTAATGTTTTGTAAATTTACAAAGAAAAAtctaataatcatttttttttttgtgattggGAAGACTATCTAAATCAGGGATGctaaaggaaaataaaataagatctTTCTTCTTCAGAATTCCCCCTAATATAATAGATTTAATCTtcaaattcatataa comes from the Primulina huaijiensis isolate GDHJ02 chromosome 8, ASM1229523v2, whole genome shotgun sequence genome and includes:
- the LOC140983516 gene encoding UDP-glycosyltransferase 76B1-like; protein product: MDNNPSKAISQHARTRRVILFPFPFQGHISPMIQLANILRTKGFTISILHTQFNSPDPSRYPQFTFHLIPDGLPEDQASKGDLAGLIDRLNTNCAGPTRECLGKLLSTHDDVACMVTDAMMYSSQSVAEDLGIPRIVLRTSSVCSFLAFASVPVLREKGYFSDILDSRREDPVLELPPLRVKDIPGIQTRNLIDGELKIIRSMVEGTKTASGLIFNTSQDLEEPNLANLKEHFRIPTFLIGPFHKFFSAASSSLLTQDRSSISWLDTQKPSSVIYVSFGSAAKMDEKDVREVAWGLAHSMQPFLWVVRPGSVQGSAWLESFPNEFLEIAGKRGCIVKWAPQQEVLSHPAVGGFWTHSGWNSVLESICEGVPMICSSLFADQPVNSRYVSDVWQLGIKLEYGLKREEIESAIRKIMLDRQGQEIRERALHMKEK